CATGAAAGCTCTGCTGCAACCTCCTTTCCTCCAGCTACTGGCATTGTATGGCCACCATATAGCACTGCTGCACAAAGAGACAGAGCATCTTCTATTCTatccgaggaggaggaggcggaaggtaGAGAGGGGAGAAGATGCAGGACTGGTCCTGTTGACACTATCTTTAACTAAAGCGGCATTTTGATTATCAAGGAAATTATCAGCATCTTGGTAACTAAAATGACAATTTAATTAGCAGTAACTATTGACGTTTAACAAGGAACTTACAAATAACATGCTTTAACCCGTCAAATCATGATGAAGACTTAGTATGAGGTTTGCGGTGGTCTGGACTCTACTAGTTCATGCTTTAACCATCTTCTTTCATTCTCTCGAACGCGCATCTGATTGCGTGTCATTTTTAGCTACCATCATCGTTCATGCTTTTGCTTTTCACCGAGACAAATTTCAAATTATCAGTACCTATTGTCTAATTGTGTACTACCTTCGTACCtaaaaaatgtcttatattttgatacggAGGTAATAGTAGTTGGTAACAAGGAACTTGCTTTTGCTAGCTGTTTTATCAGGAATCCTTTTTGTGTGGTCAGGGAAATCTTTTTTGTGAGGATCTCTATTTAGGTGTCCTCTTCCTATCCAGTTAATTGGTCTGACTTTGAAGTGCCAGCTTAATTAATTAGGTGCTCTCACCAACCAATGGTTAACCTAGCTGACCTCCCTTTCTGAAGCCATGTATATACCCCTACACAGGCAACTTATTCCCCTAAACACCAGATTGTTTAGGAACAGAAAAGGCATGAATAGCATGTTTTGTGAGACAGAAAAACATGAATAGCATGAAGCATGAATGGTATATTGTTGAGACAGAAACATGAACAGCATGCCATGATTGTTGATCCAATTAATTTTATTCTGCACCATATATATTGTTTAGGAACAAAATTTCCAACCTTTCTAACTGCCTCCAAGCTCCAACTGCCCAAGTGAAAAGTGGTCCATTTTTGGTGCTCATGAAAGGGTCGGCTGCCCTTTGCCTGTTGTGGTTAAAGTAGAGAGGCCGTGTTTCTTCTCCCTGGAATGTATGGCATGTGCATGAATGAAAGCTCTGCTCCAACCTCCTCCTCCATCTACTGGTATCCATTGTATGGCCATTATATAAAGACTGCACAAAGAGATAGACTGCCTAGCTTAGCTGCTATATAGACAGACCAGCAGTGTGTCAGAGCATACTGTGTTCTACCTTAGGAGGAGGAGATAGAAGGTAGAGGGAGGGAGGAGAAGATGCAGGACTGGGCAGGCGTGTTCATCCCTCTGGTGCTCTTCATCCTGCTATCGCCGGGGCTGCTGTTCCAGATCCCCGGCAAGTGCCGGATCATCGAGTTCGGCAACTTCCACACCAGCGCCGTGTCCATCATCGTCCACTCCGTCATCTTCTTCAGCTTCGCCGCCATCTTCCTCATCGCCGTCGGGGTGCACATCGACCTCGGCCCCTGAACCGAACTCGGTGTTTCGTGTTTTCGCCATCCATCCATCAGCTGAACATGTAGCTGGGTTGGGTTCTCTGAAAGTTTTTAGGGTCTTGTTTCTGTCGGTTCATGCATAATAGTGTCTCTCGCCTCGCTCGCCGTGTCGATCGGCAATGTCGCCGtggcgactgaggatgaaactgCTTCTTTGCTTCTAGCTAGATTCGCTTACCTCAAGATAAATAAAGCTCTGTTTCTGTGACACTTTTCATCATTCAGATTGCTTGCATTTCCCTTGTGCCTGAAGCTGCTTCAAGAGAGGACGAAGCAGGTTAGCAGTAGTAGTTACAGTGTCTGTCAGATACAGTGTGGTCGGGTAGGATTGTTTGGTGTGGAGTCGCGGTAGGATGTGAGTGGTGCAGGAAAGGAACAAAATGGAGAAACGCACAGAGCATTCGGTGAAGAACTGAGCCTGGTTTTGAGAGTGATTGAGAAAGAAATTTGTTCCTAGCTTCTAGTAGCTAAGATTCAGTCACCTCTGAAGATAAATTTTCATTTTGTAACCTCCATCCTTGTTCAGATTGTTTGCATTTCTCTTCTCCCTGAAACTGCTTCGGCGCAGCGGCGCCGAGGAAACAAGGTCAGTAGTTACAGCATGTGTCGGGCAAAATGAGTGTAGGTCACAAAGAAGGGTTTGGTGTCGAGTCGTGGTAGCGAGCCCTGCTGTGTTGGCTTTTATCTacaaagcggggcgaaagcctgcTTTCTGGGTAGTGAGTGGCGCAGAAAGGGAACAAAATCCAGCTTAGGTGAGTGTGACCTCGTCTCGAAAAGGAACAGGAATAAAAACGTCGCTGCTCCAGCTTTGGAACTGGCGTGTGTAAATTGATATGAAAGTGATTCAGATAATAATGcagagctgctgctgctgctgcttcagTGTAGCCTTGCATTCAGGCTGCAAGTGATTCAGAGAGTTATTCAGAGAATGATGCAGAGCTGCTTCGGTGAAAGAGCTGAGCCTAGTCTTGAGAGAGCCAGAGTGAGGATATGGTGGACGGTGTCTGTCTTGGCTACTGTAGCTGGCTGGTGTGCCTGTTGTGTAGCCGTACTGACAAGTGAGCATGCATGCAGGCTGCGTCGTTAAGCTTCTGACAGTGACACATTATCTGCACACGgacacacacacatacaccagTCAAATATACAGTAGTGGTTGGTACTAACAGGAAAAAGATGACACGTTCAGCTGGTGGTGTAGCACACGAGGCTAAGGCAGAATTATCAGAAGAAACACAGGTGATCTTCCTCCAGACTGCAAAAAAGTTGTCTAGGTCTCACAAGATGTTGCAGCCTTGGGGTCTCAGAAGCCGTGATATGATGGATGCGTTTTGTTTTGTTGCCCCGGTCCACTCAACACTTGAACTCGCCTGCTAATGACAATTTctcgccggccggccggccggccctcctccCCGGACGGCACGGCAGCTCGACTGATCTGGTCACGGTCACGCCACACTATCATCACCGTCGTCGTCATCGTCTCGCCAACATCTATTTATAGATGGAAACCTAGCTGGGAGAGCAGCACTAGCATTAGTAAGACGGACAGAGAGCTCTTGAGGGAGGGGCGGCGCTCACCGTTGATCGGATCCATGTCGGGCGACTGGGGCCCGGTGCTGATCGCGACGGCCTTCTTCGTGGTGATGCTGCCGGGGCTCATCTGCGAGATCcccggcggcggggggcgcggccGGCCCGAGTTCCACAGCATGAAGACCAACGGCATCGCCATGTTCGTCCACACCGTCATCTTCTTCGCCTTCTGCGCCATCTTCATGGTCGCCGTCGGCGTCCACGTCTACGCCGGCTAGCCCTCCGGCGCCATACATACTACAGCAAGACCACCAGCTAGCTATCGTGTGTGTTCCatgtttgattttttttctctcTTCTTTTATCTAATATGCTCAGGATTGTCTGTCAGTTCATCAACCTGTGATTTATTGAATGGTTGATTTGAGCCATACcgcaaaaaataccaaaaaaacaAGAAATTCATCAGTGAAAGAGGGCTAAAATTGCTGAGTGGGTTTCATCGCAAGAAAAAATATCTAAGAAAAAAAATGAGACAAGATTGGCATGTTCCAGTTTCACAGCTTTGATTTAGGAAAAAACTTTGATTTACATGCGAACAGACACATCACAACCAGCTTTTGTTCCTTCTTCCTTCAGTGGAACCAACAGAGCTTCCACCTCTCTCTACATAATTTAATCATGAGACAACAATTGCATTGAACTGCGTTGAATTCCCACAAAATTCAGCGCTACCACAGACATCCCGCAGCGAATCAATCACCGGTCAGTCACCGGCGTCTTCGCAAATGGGGTTATtgcctcctgctgctgctgctggaaggAGAAGTGGCCATCTTTCCCTCGACGTACTGAGCGAATTTCACCCTTGGGCCCTGAATTCATCCAAAGACACAATTGTTTAGTTAAACCGACTCCGGCGAGTTCTCATGCCAAACCGTTGCACAAGGTAGGGAGGCCACTCACAGGAATTTTGCAGTGAGAGTTGAGCTCAGCCAGCATCTGCTGCCGACGCTCCTTGGCCACCTCCTCTACCCGCAACGCCCTCTCGCAAGCTTCCATCTGCTCCTGCTGCAGATTTAACAGAAATGTTTCTTCAGTACTGAGATTTTCTTTTAAACAAAAGGCAAGTATATTGCAAGTCACAGTAATGCTACAGGCAGCTAAAATCTTCAAACAGGATTCTCAATGAAGATGAGTTAACAGGTCAGATTACAGGCATTGCACTCCCAGGTTTTAATTTAGTGTTGAAAGCCAGCTTCCTAATATGTTCTACTAGTATGTGCTCACAAGAGTTGCACACATAAATAGCTTTCTCATGCGAACAGACACATCACAACCATGCAGAGGGCTCGTGCCAGATATAACCATGATTTGGAAAGTGCAGCCAAGTTTAAAAAATGCATATGTGGGTGACAGCCTGAAATAATTCCTAGTCCTGACAATGAATTTTCATTTAGGCAGATCATGAGTCATGTAAAACAAGTTGCAAAGCAAAATATATCACAAGGACGAGAAACTGAAAGTGAAGTGCCGGTGAATACACTTACTTGGCCAGAAGATTTCTCCGCCAGACTCCTAAGACTTGCCACCTCCTCCAGTAAGTTCACTATTATATCGTCTGCCTCTTGCATCTGCTTCCTAGAGAACTCAAAAGCTCTATCAGCACGTAGACGAAATACGCTGCAGTCCAAGCACATGCAGATGCCCCTGCACCCCATTGTATGCCTCTTAAGTATTCCC
The Aegilops tauschii subsp. strangulata cultivar AL8/78 chromosome 3, Aet v6.0, whole genome shotgun sequence genome window above contains:
- the LOC109777515 gene encoding uncharacterized protein; its protein translation is MQDWAGVFIPLVLFILLSPGLLFQIPGKCRIIEFGNFHTSAVSIIVHSVIFFSFAAIFLIAVGVHIDLGP
- the LOC120976425 gene encoding uncharacterized protein translates to MTISRRPAGRPSSPDGTAARLIWSRSRHTIITVVVIVSPTSIYRWKPSWESSTSISKTDRELLREGRRSPLIGSMSGDWGPVLIATAFFVVMLPGLICEIPGGGGRGRPEFHSMKTNGIAMFVHTVIFFAFCAIFMVAVGVHVYAG